Proteins from one Ipomoea triloba cultivar NCNSP0323 chromosome 1, ASM357664v1 genomic window:
- the LOC116001001 gene encoding transcription factor bHLH162 → MDEQNRNPSRADRKTIERNRRNQMKALYSTLNSLVPHQQSTEMMSLPDQLDEAVNYIKKLQINLERMKEKKESLMRSGGGGSSHDQSSSVASRSSNGGGMAVGGLKLPHVDIHHVDSALEVVLITGVDCSQSMFNDVLRMLHEEGADVISASFSSLDNMVFHTIHSQIEKTGSAYKAQRISERLHSFVNGAS, encoded by the exons ATGGATGAGCAGAACAGAAACCCTAGCAGAGCTGACAGAAAGACAATTGAGAGGAACAGAAGAAATCAAATGAAAGCCCTCTACTCAACTCTCAACTCTCTTGTCCCTCATCAGCAATCCACT GAGATGATGTCTTTGCCGGATCAGCTGGATGAAGCGGTGAATTACATAAAGAAGTTGCAGATAAACTTGGAGAGgatgaaggagaagaaggaaaGCTTGATGAGATCAGGAGGAGGGGGAAGCAGCCATGATCAAAGCTCGAGCGTAGCTTCAAGGTCTAGCAATGGCGGCGGGATGGCGGTTGGGGGATTGAAACTGCCACATGTCGATATCCACCACGTTGATTCAGCTCTAGAGGTGGTTCTGATTACCGGCGTGGACTGTTCCCAGTCCATGTTTAATGATGTCCTTCGAATGCTCCACGAGGAAGGCGCCGACGTCATCAGTGCCAGCTTCTCATCTCTGGACAACATGGTTTTTCACACCATACATTCTCAG ATTGAAAAGACTGGATCTGCATATAAAGCTCAAAGGATCTCAGAGAGACTTCATAGCTTTGTGAATGGTGCAAGCTAG
- the LOC116030457 gene encoding eukaryotic translation initiation factor 3 subunit D-like, whose product MVGFEIGAVPFNPDGWGPPDSSTGGSISVPNQPSNVPFAPFSRSERIGRIADWTRTLQNPGRQGTNSKQSHADSAFDFSTDDSFATLAADEDSSFRLVDTAAKSHHHGQHRPKFNPRWRFNPHHQRSQLPQRRDEEVEARKREAEKERARRDRLYNLNRSGINAGQRRESSVFKSSVDIQPEWNMLDQIPFSTFSKLSFSVPEPEDLLICGGLEFYDRSFDRITPRSDRRLERFKNRNFFRITTTDDPVIRRLANEDKATVFATDTILSTLMCAPRSVYSWDIVIQKVGNKLFFDKRDGSQLDLLSVHETSQEPLPDVKEDINSAYSLSVEAAYINQNFSQQVLVRDGNKLTFEEPNPFATEGEEVASVAYRYRRWKLDDDMYLVARCEVQSVVEVNNQRSFLTVNALNEFDSKYSGVDWRQKLETQRGAVLATELKNNANKLAKWTAQALLASADMMKLGYVSRVHPRDHFNHVILAVVGYKPRDFAAQINLNTSNMWGIVKSIVDLFMKLNDGKYVLVKDPSKPQVRIYEVPPDAFENDYVEEPLPEEEQVQPPAEDADTGEANGVANDVEDNKEVSTEAAA is encoded by the coding sequence ATGGTTGGCTTTGAAATCGGCGCAGTACCGTTCAACCCCGACGGATGGGGCCCACCGGATTCGAGCACCGGCGGATCGATCTCCGTTCCAAACCAGCCTTCCAATGTGCCGTTCGCCCCCTTCTCCCGCTCCGAGAGGATTGGGAGAATCGCCGATTGGACTCGGACTCTGCAGAACCCTGGCCGGCAGGGGACGAACTCGAAGCAGAGCCACGCCGACTCCGCGTTCGACTTCTCGACTGACGACTCCTTCGCTACGCTAGCCGCGGACGAGGATTCCTCCTTCCGCCTCGTCGATACGGCCGCGAAGTCTCACCACCACGGCCAGCACCGCCCCAAGTTCAACCCTAGGTGGCGATTCAATCCGCACCACCAGCGCTCACAGCTCCCTCAGCGCCGTGACGAGGAGGTGGAGGCTCGCAAGCGCGAGGCCGAGAAGGAACGAGCTCGCCGTGATAGGCTCTACAATCTCAACCGCTCCGGTATCAATGCTGGCCAGCGCCGCGAGTCTTCGGTGTTCAAGTCCTCCGTCGATATTCAGCCGGAATGGAACATGCTTGATCAGATCCCCTTCTCCACCTTCTCGAAGCTCTCCTTTTCTGTTCCGGAACCGGAAGATTTACTTATCTGCGGAGGCCTGGAGTTCTATGACCGCTCATTCGATCGAATTACTCCAAGGAGTGACCGCCGTCTTGAACGATTTAAGAACCGCAATTTCTTCAGGATAACCACCACTGATGACCCTGTTATACGCCGCTTAGCTAATGAGGATAAGGCCACTGTTTTTGCCACCGATACTATTCTATCGACCTTAATGTGCGCCCCTAGATCCGTTTATTCATGGGATATAGTGATTCAGAAGGTCGGAAACAAATTATTCTTTGATAAACGTGATGGATCGCAGCTGGACTTGCTTTCTGTTCACGAGACTTCCCAGGAACCCTTGCCTGATGTTAAGGAGGATATCAATTCAGCTTATTCATTGAGTGTGGAGGCAGCTTATATAAACCAAAATTTCTCCCAACAGGTGTTAGTAAGGGATGGGAATAAGCTCACATTTGAGGAGCCCAACCCATTTGCCACAGAGGGCGAGGAGGTAGCATCAGTGGCTTATAGGTATCGGAGGTGGAAATTGGATGATGATATGTATTTGGTGGCCCGGTGTGAGGTCCAGAGTGTGGTGGAAGTGAACAATCAGAGGTCATTCTTGACTGTGAATGCCCTGAATGAGTTTGATTCGAAGTATTCCGGAGTTGATTGGAGACAGAAGCTGGAGACTCAGAGGGGTGCCGTTTTAGCTACTGAGTTGAAGAACAATGCTAATAAATTAGCCAAATGGACTGCGCAAGCACTCTTGGCTAGTGCTGACATGATGAAATTGGGATATGTTTCCCGTGTTCATCCCAGGGATCACTTTAACCATGTAATATTGGCTGTGGTCGGGTATAAGCCGAGAGACTTTGCAGCACAAATCAATTTGAATACATCTAATATGTGGGGAATAGTGAAGAGTATTGTCGACCTGTTTATGAAATTGAACGACGGGAAGTATGTGCTCGTTAAGGACCCGTCCAAGCCCCAAGTGAGAATATACGAGGTTCCTCCGGATGCATTTGAAAATGATTATGTTGAGGAACCTTTGCCCGAGGAGGAACAGGTGCAGCCACCTGCTGAAGATGCAGACACTGGCGAGGCAAATGGTGTTGCGAATGATGTAGAGGATAATAAGGAAGTCAGCACTGAAGCTGCTGCTTAA
- the LOC116019237 gene encoding VQ motif-containing protein 4-like, protein MDPSMEASITPRENRNPPPVSSPDSRSSNSSSISSSSNGAAPAVAPPPPPVVPVTRSEPNNPYPTTFVQADASSFKQVVQMLTGSSDPAKSTRPEPPSRNPIPPVKTGVTKKEKSASKLYERRNSLKNFKLNPLPGFGFPAGRPGTPEILSPSILDFPSLVLSPVTPLIPDPFTGALNMEAEEKAIAKKGFYLHPSPANTPKKDSEPRLLPLFPLTSPRISDSANSDS, encoded by the coding sequence atgGACCCGTCTATGGAAGCCTCGATAACTCCCCGAGAAAACCGAAACCCGCCGCCGGTTTCTTCCCCCGATAGCCGTAGCAGTAACAGTTCGAGCATTAGTAGCAGTAGCAATGGCGCGGCGCCGGCGGTGgcgccgccaccgccgccggTAGTGCCCGTCACCAGATCCGAACCCAATAACCCGTACCCGACCACCTTCGTCCAAGCCGACGCTTCCTCCTTCAAGCAAGTAGTCCAAATGCTCACCGGATCCTCCGACCCGGCCAAGTCGACCCGGCCTGAGCCGCCGTCGAGGAACCCAATCCCGCCGGTCAAGACCGGCGTTACAAAGAAGGAGAAATCCGCCTCCAAGCTCTACGAGCGGCGAAACAGCCTGAAGAATTTCAAGCTCAACCCGTTGCCCGGGTTCGGATTCCCGGCGGGTCGACCCGGAACGCCGGAGATTCTGTCGCCGAGCATACTCGATTTCCCGTCGCTGGTACTCAGCCCGGTAACCCCTCTCATACCCGACCCGTTCACCGGAGCTCTGAACATGGAGGCCGAAGAGAAGGCCATCGCCAAAAAAGGGTTCTATTTGCATCCGTCGCCGGCGAATACTCCAAAAAAGGATTCGGAGCCCCGACTGTTACCCTTGTTCCCACTCACCTCTCCCAGAATCTCAGATTCTGCTAATTCTGATTCTTAA